One Phocoena phocoena chromosome 5, mPhoPho1.1, whole genome shotgun sequence genomic region harbors:
- the LRAT gene encoding lecithin retinol acyltransferase isoform X2, translating into MKNPMLEAVSLVLEKLLLISNFKLFSSGAPGEDKARNTFYEINSFLRGDVLEVPRTHLTHYGIYLGDNRVAHMMPDILLALTDDKELTQKVVSNKRLILGVIGRVASIRVDTVEDFAYGADILVNHLDRSLKKKALLNEEVARRAEKLLGMTPYSLLWNNCEHFVTYCRFGTAISPQADKDISKCTVKECGNAVPLPAMPESCPVIAADVIRVSIQRS; encoded by the exons ATGAAGAACCCAATGCTGGAGGCGGTGTCACTAGTGCTGGAGAAGCTGCTCCTTATCTCCAACTTCAAGCTCTTCAGTTCAGGCGCCCCGGGCGAAGACAAGGCAAGGAACACTTTCTATGAGATCAACTCTTTTCTCCGCGGCGACGTGCTGGAGGTGCCTCGGACCCACCTGACACACTATGGCATCTACCTGGGCGACAACCGTGTCGCCCATATGATGCCCGACATCCTGTTGGCCCTGACTGACGACAAGGAGCTCACGCAGAAGGTGGTCTCCAACAAGCGTCTCATCCTGGGCGTCATTGGCAGGGTGGCCAGCATCCGCGTGGACACAGTGGAGGACTTCGCCTACGGAGCCGACATCCTGGTCAATCACCTGGATAGGTCCCTCAAGAAGAAGGCGCTGCTCAACGAAGAGGTGGCGCGGAGGGCGGAGAAGCTGCTGGGCATGACTCCCTACAGCCTCCTGTGGAACAACTGCGAGCACTTCGTCACCTACTGCAGGTTCGGTACCGCGATCAGCCCCCAGGCCGACAAG GATATCTCGAAATGCACGGTGAAAGAGTGTGGCAATGCAGTACCGCTGCCAGCGATGCCAGAGAGCTGCCCAGTTATTGCTGCAGACGTCATCAGGGTGTCCATCCAGCGTAGTTGA